From a region of the Constantimarinum furrinae genome:
- the ppk1 gene encoding polyphosphate kinase 1 gives MASLYNSKYYHRDLSWLRFNHRVLQEAADDRNPLYERIKFLAIFSSNLDEFFRVRVSDIRQIKNIEKPLRKKLITKPNKVLKEIKAQVDIQQNDFGRIFTKQIIPELEKEGIYLIDHKKFSGTQKVIAQNYYEDVLKSKVKISTHAANEKSTVFVENEALYLIAQPSEEEFLLVKIPDEVPRFFQFEKYNGKHSVTFVDDILKFNLKQSPEGEKNLTFYSLKISRDAELYIEDEFSGNLMEKIKASLPKRNTGQATRVLIDPAMPKAFQARIKKALDVTHTDIIEGGTYHNFKDFFSFPNPTEKKLTNKELEPLPHPVLSKANSLFDAIDKKDQLLHYPYQAFDPLIQLIEEAASDPAVKVLKITIYRAAKESRLNDALALAAKNGKEVTVFIEVKARFDEKNNLKWGEIFKSNGAKVIYSYPDIKVHSKILYIEREVKGKTKAYAYIATGNFNENTATLYTDFGLMTAHKKITKELNKVFLILDRTIIVPKTKRLLVSPFTTRTKFAELVNDEITKAQQGEEASIILKMNSLQDKEMIKLLYRASKAGVTVRLLIRGICSLVPGVKGQSENIYITSIVDRFLEHGRVYIFGSGDKRKIYIGSADWMTRNLSHRIEVVTPVLDPDLAQMIFDLILIQLEDNVKSREIDAQQKNRYVENNNPKVQAQLATYEYFKNLSE, from the coding sequence ATGGCATCACTTTACAATTCGAAATACTACCATAGAGATCTTTCCTGGCTTCGGTTTAACCATCGGGTGCTTCAGGAGGCGGCAGATGACAGAAACCCCTTGTACGAACGCATAAAGTTTCTAGCGATCTTCTCTTCCAATCTTGATGAATTCTTCAGAGTACGTGTTTCAGACATTCGTCAAATAAAGAATATTGAAAAACCCTTGCGGAAAAAACTCATCACCAAACCCAATAAGGTCCTAAAGGAGATCAAGGCGCAGGTTGATATTCAGCAGAATGACTTCGGAAGAATTTTTACGAAACAGATCATTCCTGAACTGGAAAAGGAAGGAATCTATCTTATAGATCACAAGAAATTTTCAGGAACTCAAAAAGTGATCGCTCAAAATTATTATGAAGATGTCCTTAAAAGTAAGGTAAAAATTAGTACTCACGCTGCCAACGAGAAATCTACAGTCTTTGTGGAAAATGAGGCCTTATATCTTATTGCGCAGCCTAGTGAAGAGGAGTTTTTGCTGGTCAAGATCCCGGACGAAGTTCCGCGATTCTTTCAGTTTGAAAAATATAACGGGAAACATTCGGTTACGTTTGTTGATGATATTTTAAAGTTCAATCTGAAACAAAGCCCGGAAGGTGAAAAAAATCTTACTTTTTATTCCCTGAAGATCTCCAGAGACGCCGAATTGTATATAGAAGATGAATTCTCGGGAAATCTGATGGAAAAGATCAAGGCTTCCTTACCAAAGCGGAATACGGGACAGGCCACCAGAGTGCTTATCGATCCGGCCATGCCAAAAGCCTTTCAGGCTCGAATAAAAAAAGCGCTGGACGTTACTCATACCGATATTATTGAAGGAGGAACCTATCATAATTTCAAGGATTTTTTCAGCTTTCCAAACCCCACAGAAAAGAAATTAACGAATAAGGAACTCGAACCACTTCCTCACCCGGTACTTTCAAAAGCCAATTCTCTTTTTGATGCGATAGATAAAAAAGACCAGTTGTTACATTATCCGTATCAGGCCTTTGATCCTCTAATTCAATTGATCGAGGAAGCTGCATCAGATCCGGCCGTGAAGGTATTAAAGATCACCATCTACAGAGCAGCTAAAGAATCCCGGTTAAACGATGCCCTGGCACTCGCGGCAAAAAACGGTAAAGAAGTCACAGTGTTTATTGAAGTAAAAGCTCGCTTTGACGAAAAGAATAATTTAAAGTGGGGAGAGATCTTTAAATCGAATGGTGCAAAAGTGATATACAGCTACCCCGATATAAAGGTTCATTCTAAGATCCTTTATATTGAACGGGAAGTAAAGGGGAAAACAAAGGCTTACGCCTATATAGCCACGGGTAATTTTAACGAAAATACCGCCACGCTCTATACAGATTTTGGGCTAATGACGGCTCATAAAAAGATTACTAAAGAACTCAATAAGGTATTTTTAATACTCGATCGAACCATCATAGTTCCTAAGACCAAACGATTGCTTGTCTCACCATTTACCACACGCACAAAGTTTGCTGAACTCGTAAATGATGAAATTACGAAAGCACAACAAGGGGAAGAGGCGAGCATCATTCTTAAAATGAACAGTCTTCAGGATAAAGAGATGATCAAGTTATTATATCGGGCAAGTAAGGCAGGTGTGACCGTTAGATTACTCATTAGAGGGATCTGTTCTTTGGTTCCCGGGGTAAAGGGTCAAAGTGAAAATATCTATATAACAAGTATTGTGGATCGGTTTCTGGAGCACGGTCGAGTGTATATTTTTGGTAGCGGCGACAAAAGAAAAATATATATCGGCTCTGCCGATTGGATGACACGAAATTTAAGTCACCGTATTGAAGTGGTTACCCCAGTACTCGATCCCGATCTGGCTCAAATGATCTTCGATCTGATACTAATTCAGTTGGAAGACAATGTAAAGTCACGAGAAATCGATGCACAACAAAAGAATCGCTACGTAGAAAATAATAATCCTAAAGTACAAGCCCAATTAGCGACTTACGAATATTTTAAGAACCTCAGTGAATAA
- a CDS encoding GLPGLI family protein encodes MRFLAFITLVFFTVGGFAQNISGKAYYESKTTVDMDNFGNREMSEDMKKMIAERMKSMLEKTYILTFSSTESIYKEEEKLEAGAGGGGFRMMMGSFTPGAQYKNLEKQQILQEQEFFGKQFLINDSIPQLDWELTKESKQIGQYVAFKATAVKKIDENDFSMARRRNRDRDNEKKEDEVKADSTKTADADDPMDEIEIPKEVIVTAWYTPMIPVKNGPGEYGGLPGLILEMNVYRTTVLCSKIVLNPKEGEKIEAPSKGKEVTQEEYNKIVKEKIEEMRENFRGGGGRRGGGRFGG; translated from the coding sequence ATGAGATTTTTAGCTTTTATTACACTAGTTTTTTTTACGGTTGGCGGCTTTGCACAGAATATAAGCGGGAAGGCCTATTATGAGTCCAAGACGACCGTAGATATGGATAATTTCGGTAACAGGGAGATGAGCGAGGACATGAAAAAGATGATCGCCGAGCGTATGAAGAGTATGCTTGAAAAGACGTACATTCTTACATTTTCTTCAACAGAGTCGATCTATAAGGAAGAAGAAAAACTGGAAGCCGGCGCCGGCGGTGGTGGATTTAGAATGATGATGGGAAGTTTTACACCCGGTGCTCAATATAAAAATCTCGAAAAGCAGCAGATCTTACAGGAGCAGGAATTCTTTGGCAAGCAATTTCTTATCAATGATTCTATTCCCCAACTGGACTGGGAGCTCACTAAAGAGTCTAAACAAATTGGCCAGTATGTAGCCTTTAAAGCGACAGCCGTTAAGAAGATAGACGAAAATGATTTCAGCATGGCACGTCGCAGAAACCGCGACAGGGATAACGAAAAGAAGGAGGATGAAGTTAAAGCAGACTCTACCAAAACTGCCGATGCCGATGACCCCATGGATGAGATCGAAATTCCCAAGGAAGTGATCGTAACGGCTTGGTACACACCTATGATCCCCGTCAAGAATGGTCCGGGGGAATACGGCGGACTTCCGGGACTTATCCTTGAAATGAACGTTTACCGAACGACTGTTTTATGCTCCAAGATCGTACTAAACCCAAAAGAAGGAGAAAAAATTGAAGCGCCTTCTAAAGGAAAGGAAGTGACGCAGGAAGAATACAATAAAATTGTAAAGGAGAAAATAGAAGAAATGCGTGAGAATTTTCGGGGTGGCGGAGGCCGAAGAGGCGGAGGCCGTTTTGGCGGATAA
- a CDS encoding GLPGLI family protein, whose product MKNILLSFIFSLFFTLSSGIAQGFSGIATYKSQRKMDIKLDSTQFNDEMQAQMNAMLQKQFEKEFTLKFTADESLYKEVESLDNPNVAGGNGMQIMVASSSGSDVLYKNVSENRFVNQNELFGKQFLIKDTLDEPDWTLEKETKNIGEYTCFKATYTRTITSRNIVSSSNSDKGSDSKTEETTEEITVTAWYTPQIPVKHGPGRYSGLPGLILEINDGSETILCSRIVLNPKEGLDIKEPTGGKKVSQTEYDEIMDKKMKEMEERYKGDGRKGDDNSFRIEIRG is encoded by the coding sequence ATGAAAAATATTTTACTAAGCTTTATTTTTAGTCTGTTTTTTACACTTTCTTCAGGGATCGCTCAGGGTTTCAGTGGTATCGCAACTTATAAATCACAACGTAAAATGGACATCAAACTCGATAGCACTCAGTTTAACGATGAGATGCAGGCGCAGATGAATGCCATGCTTCAGAAACAGTTTGAAAAGGAATTCACACTAAAATTTACTGCAGACGAATCTCTTTATAAAGAGGTTGAAAGTCTCGACAATCCCAATGTGGCAGGAGGAAACGGAATGCAGATCATGGTGGCTTCCAGTTCGGGGAGTGATGTGCTGTATAAAAATGTTTCAGAAAACAGATTTGTAAATCAGAATGAGCTCTTCGGAAAACAATTCCTTATTAAAGACACTTTGGATGAACCCGATTGGACGCTGGAGAAGGAAACCAAAAATATTGGTGAGTATACCTGTTTTAAAGCTACGTATACCCGTACGATCACTTCTAGGAATATTGTAAGTTCTTCAAATAGCGATAAAGGGAGTGATAGCAAAACCGAAGAAACCACCGAAGAAATTACCGTTACCGCATGGTATACTCCTCAAATACCCGTAAAGCACGGGCCGGGGCGGTACAGCGGCTTGCCGGGACTTATTCTTGAAATAAACGACGGTAGCGAAACCATTCTTTGTAGCCGAATCGTCCTTAACCCAAAGGAGGGTCTCGATATCAAGGAGCCTACTGGAGGAAAAAAAGTGAGTCAGACAGAATATGATGAGATCATGGATAAAAAAATGAAGGAGATGGAAGAACGCTATAAAGGTGATGGTAGAAAAGGGGATGATAACAGCTTCCGTATTGAAATAAGAGGGTAG
- a CDS encoding deoxynucleoside kinase — MHVAIAGNIGSGKTTLTRLLAKHYKWKAHYEDVEDNPYLDDFYNQMERWSFNLQIYFLNSRFRQILDIRKSGKDIIQDRTIYEDAYIFAPNLHAMGLMTNRDYENYRSLFDLMESVTEGPDLLIYLRSSIPNLVDQIHKRGREYENSISIDYLSRLNERYEAWVHEYDKGNLIVLDVDNLNFVDDPEHLGDVINRIDAELHGLFKT, encoded by the coding sequence ATGCACGTCGCGATTGCAGGAAACATAGGCTCCGGAAAAACCACATTAACGCGTTTACTGGCAAAACATTACAAATGGAAGGCACATTATGAAGATGTGGAAGACAATCCGTATCTGGACGATTTTTACAATCAGATGGAACGATGGTCATTTAATCTGCAAATCTATTTTCTAAATAGCAGATTCCGACAAATCCTCGACATTCGCAAAAGTGGTAAGGATATCATTCAGGACCGTACCATTTACGAAGACGCCTATATTTTTGCGCCCAATCTTCACGCTATGGGACTTATGACCAATCGTGATTACGAAAACTACCGTTCATTATTCGATCTGATGGAAAGCGTCACCGAAGGCCCGGATCTGCTTATCTACCTGAGAAGCAGCATTCCAAATCTTGTAGATCAGATTCACAAACGCGGACGCGAATACGAAAATTCTATAAGCATTGACTATCTAAGCCGACTCAATGAAAGGTATGAAGCCTGGGTACATGAATACGACAAGGGCAATCTTATAGTACTGGATGTGGATAATTTAAATTTCGTGGACGATCCGGAACATTTGGGTGACGTGATAAACCGCATCGATGCCGAACTTCACGGCTTATTTAAAACTTAA
- a CDS encoding MgtC/SapB family protein has product MNYEDLITLGIAFGLGLLVGLQREKSDNHMAGVRTFTLISILGVVSGFLSREYDNPFILPIMGIAITALLVTANIIKLKKLNEPDIGQTTEVAALLMFAIGAYLVLGSQVIAVVVGGTLAVLLYVKEHLHNFIDSLKEKDLAAIMTFAGISLVILPILPNKTFGPLDVLNPRNIWLMVTLIVGISVVGYFIYKFVGKKVGIISNGVLGGLISSTATTVSYARKTANTKNIDKLAAFVITAASAIALARVMIEIGVVVPEKLPEIIPPLIVEFVVMALLCVGLFYLINKEKGDEEMPEPKNPAQFKSALIFGLLYGLILLVVAFTKEEFGNNALYIVSIISGLTDVDAITLSLSQLMKTNGLDTSQGWRLILLASLSNLAFKGVMAAILGTRLLARWIAISFGISIVTGLLLMWLWPESWVF; this is encoded by the coding sequence ATGAACTACGAAGATCTAATTACACTGGGCATTGCATTTGGTCTGGGATTGCTCGTTGGATTACAACGTGAAAAGAGCGATAACCATATGGCCGGTGTGCGTACCTTTACCTTAATTTCGATACTTGGTGTGGTGTCGGGGTTTCTTAGCCGTGAGTACGACAATCCCTTTATTCTGCCCATTATGGGAATCGCCATTACTGCACTATTAGTAACTGCGAACATTATCAAGCTTAAAAAACTCAACGAACCCGATATCGGCCAGACTACCGAAGTCGCAGCGCTTCTTATGTTTGCCATTGGGGCTTATTTGGTACTCGGTAGTCAGGTGATTGCGGTGGTAGTAGGAGGAACTTTGGCCGTTCTGCTGTATGTAAAGGAACACCTTCACAACTTTATTGATTCCTTAAAGGAGAAGGATCTGGCAGCCATCATGACCTTTGCTGGTATTTCTTTGGTGATTCTTCCTATTCTTCCCAACAAGACCTTTGGTCCGCTGGATGTTCTCAATCCTCGAAACATCTGGCTAATGGTAACGCTAATTGTAGGCATCAGTGTGGTGGGATACTTTATCTACAAATTTGTGGGTAAAAAAGTGGGTATAATTTCCAATGGAGTACTTGGCGGACTTATAAGCAGTACCGCAACCACAGTGAGCTATGCCCGAAAAACCGCCAATACAAAAAATATAGATAAACTTGCAGCATTCGTGATCACCGCAGCTTCTGCTATTGCTCTGGCCCGGGTGATGATCGAAATTGGCGTTGTTGTTCCCGAAAAGCTCCCTGAAATCATTCCGCCTCTTATCGTTGAATTTGTGGTAATGGCACTATTATGTGTTGGGTTGTTTTATTTGATCAATAAAGAAAAAGGAGATGAAGAAATGCCAGAACCGAAGAACCCGGCACAGTTTAAAAGTGCGTTGATCTTCGGACTCCTTTATGGCCTTATTTTACTGGTGGTTGCATTTACGAAGGAGGAATTTGGAAATAACGCGCTGTATATTGTTTCTATAATCAGTGGGCTTACCGATGTTGACGCCATTACACTGTCCTTGTCACAATTAATGAAAACCAACGGATTAGATACTTCTCAGGGATGGAGATTGATATTATTAGCTTCTCTGTCTAATCTGGCTTTTAAAGGAGTAATGGCTGCCATACTGGGAACACGATTATTGGCAAGATGGATCGCAATAAGCTTCGGAATTTCTATAGTGACCGGTCTTTTGTTAATGTGGTTATGGCCCGAATCATGGGTATTTTAA
- a CDS encoding sodium-translocating pyrophosphatase, translating into MEQNIIYVPIALAVLGLLFMLIKMSWVKKQPAGSDRMQFISKSIKEGALAFLNAEYRLLVIFAVIAAVLLYVVSTLVPNTSWMIVPAFIIGAIFSALAGNIGMRVATEANARTAEAAKTSLPQALKVSFGGGTVMGLGVAGLAVLGLSLIFLFFLGQFMGEEGTFYGNMTIVLEALAGFSLGAESIALFARVGGGIYTKAADVGADLVGKVEAGIPEDDPRNPATIADNVGDNVGDVAGMGADLFGSYVATVLAAMVLGNYVIRDMSAVNQFTDAFNNMGPILLPLVIAGVGILASIIGTLFVGIKNNDAKEAQVQKALDMGNWAAILLTLVASWFLIDWMLPATMNMNFFGEGVKEVASINVFWSACIGLAVGALISFVTAYYTSLGKKPVMDIVENSSTGAATNIIAGLAVGMKSTFASVLLFAAAIYGSYELAGFYGVALAASAMMATTAMQLAIDAFGPIADNAGGVAEMSELEPHVRERTDILDSVGNTTAAVGKGFAIASAALTALALFAAYVTFTGIEGINIFKADVLAMLFVGGMIPVVFSAMAMKSVGKAAMEMVQEVRRQFREIPGIMEGTGTPEYAKCVDISTKAALKEMLLPGLLTIISPVIIGLVFGAEPLGGYMAGVCVSGVMWAIFQNNAGGAWDNAKKSFEAGVMINGEMTYKGSDAHKAAVTGDTVGDPFKDTSGPSMNILIKLTCLVGLVIAPILGGHGNDTDTGLHESQEMIFIDADGNKTVLTDKEANQVMDADNAEISREVKVEMSSEGDVTTANVTIETTKDGKTTSETKTFSGTEAEVKAEIEALKDVEVAVKKGKKIKKEIEVIEQKQ; encoded by the coding sequence ATGGAACAGAACATTATTTATGTACCAATTGCTTTGGCTGTCTTGGGCCTATTGTTTATGCTCATTAAGATGAGCTGGGTAAAAAAGCAACCCGCGGGAAGTGACCGCATGCAGTTTATTTCAAAAAGTATTAAAGAAGGAGCTCTGGCATTCCTTAATGCTGAATACAGACTTCTTGTAATTTTTGCAGTGATCGCCGCTGTCTTATTATATGTTGTGTCAACATTGGTGCCCAATACCAGTTGGATGATCGTTCCGGCATTTATTATTGGAGCCATCTTTTCTGCTTTGGCAGGAAACATTGGGATGCGTGTTGCTACTGAAGCGAATGCACGTACTGCTGAAGCCGCCAAGACCTCCTTGCCACAAGCGCTTAAAGTTTCTTTTGGCGGTGGAACTGTAATGGGACTTGGTGTGGCAGGTTTGGCTGTTCTTGGTTTAAGTTTGATCTTTTTGTTCTTTCTAGGCCAGTTTATGGGTGAAGAAGGAACGTTTTACGGTAACATGACCATAGTGCTTGAAGCACTTGCCGGGTTCTCCCTTGGAGCCGAAAGTATAGCGCTGTTTGCGCGTGTTGGAGGTGGAATCTATACGAAGGCTGCCGATGTTGGTGCCGATCTTGTAGGTAAAGTTGAAGCCGGTATTCCGGAAGATGATCCCCGTAATCCAGCAACGATCGCAGATAATGTTGGAGATAATGTTGGTGACGTTGCCGGAATGGGTGCAGATCTTTTTGGATCGTATGTAGCGACAGTTCTTGCAGCCATGGTGCTTGGAAACTATGTGATTAGAGATATGTCTGCTGTAAATCAGTTTACAGATGCATTTAACAATATGGGCCCTATTCTTCTACCTCTTGTAATTGCTGGAGTGGGAATTTTAGCATCTATTATCGGAACACTATTCGTTGGAATAAAAAATAATGATGCCAAAGAAGCTCAGGTTCAAAAGGCATTGGATATGGGTAACTGGGCAGCTATTTTGCTAACCTTAGTGGCTAGTTGGTTTTTAATCGACTGGATGTTGCCCGCAACGATGAATATGAATTTCTTTGGAGAAGGTGTTAAAGAAGTTGCCTCTATCAACGTTTTCTGGTCTGCGTGTATCGGACTTGCAGTTGGAGCCTTGATCTCATTTGTGACCGCATACTATACTAGTTTAGGCAAAAAGCCGGTTATGGATATCGTGGAAAATTCATCTACAGGAGCAGCGACAAATATTATCGCCGGATTGGCTGTAGGTATGAAATCTACATTTGCTTCTGTTCTTTTGTTCGCTGCAGCGATCTATGGTTCTTATGAACTTGCAGGATTCTACGGAGTTGCTTTGGCAGCATCGGCGATGATGGCTACTACAGCGATGCAGTTGGCGATTGATGCCTTCGGACCTATTGCAGATAATGCAGGTGGAGTTGCCGAAATGAGTGAATTAGAACCTCACGTTCGTGAGCGTACTGATATTCTGGATTCTGTTGGAAATACAACAGCAGCCGTAGGTAAAGGATTTGCAATTGCATCTGCCGCGCTTACTGCACTGGCTTTGTTTGCAGCATATGTGACCTTTACGGGAATTGAAGGGATAAACATTTTTAAAGCCGATGTATTAGCAATGTTATTTGTTGGTGGTATGATCCCGGTAGTTTTCTCTGCTATGGCGATGAAATCTGTAGGAAAGGCTGCCATGGAAATGGTTCAGGAAGTACGTCGTCAGTTTAGAGAGATCCCTGGAATTATGGAAGGAACCGGAACTCCCGAATACGCAAAATGTGTGGATATATCTACAAAAGCTGCATTAAAAGAAATGCTACTTCCCGGACTTCTAACCATAATTTCGCCTGTGATCATCGGTTTAGTTTTTGGAGCTGAACCATTAGGAGGGTATATGGCAGGAGTATGTGTAAGTGGTGTCATGTGGGCTATTTTCCAGAATAATGCAGGTGGTGCATGGGATAATGCTAAAAAATCGTTTGAAGCCGGAGTAATGATCAACGGTGAAATGACATATAAAGGTAGTGACGCTCATAAGGCTGCAGTAACGGGTGATACGGTTGGAGATCCGTTTAAGGATACTTCAGGTCCATCTATGAATATCCTTATCAAACTTACGTGTTTGGTTGGATTAGTAATCGCTCCTATTTTGGGTGGTCACGGTAACGACACCGATACCGGTCTTCACGAATCTCAGGAAATGATCTTTATCGATGCCGATGGTAACAAAACAGTGCTTACCGATAAAGAAGCGAATCAGGTGATGGATGCAGATAATGCTGAAATATCGAGAGAAGTTAAGGTTGAAATGTCTTCGGAAGGGGATGTAACAACAGCTAATGTTACTATTGAAACTACAAAGGATGGTAAGACTACTTCAGAAACTAAAACTTTTAGCGGTACTGAAGCAGAAGTTAAAGCCGAAATTGAAGCTTTAAAGGATGTTGAGGTTGCCGTTAAAAAAGGGAAGAAGATAAAGAAGGAAATTGAAGTGATTGAGCAAAAGCAATAA
- a CDS encoding M23 family metallopeptidase: MKSALILFFCFISTLLYADPDIKFYYEYGPTGYTMYADNFEVCPVTVEIDFMLLNLELVDGRSKFHVVPPRTTKHKLVDLRTINPVYDYSFQYTTKTYFGDPGHSKFDAVFQYYLPFKQGGSYRVKQGYFGSFSHNNSYAIDFEMPEGTEIYSARSGIVVDVVQDNDRSCSSSECAIYNNYVLIYHPDGTFAEYANIKKNGARVSKGDIVNRGQLLAYSGNVGWTTGPQLHFEVFLMQRNKRQSFKTNFLYGDGSDYSLLVENQRYSRFY; encoded by the coding sequence ATGAAATCGGCATTAATACTGTTTTTTTGTTTCATTTCTACACTTTTATACGCAGATCCCGACATAAAATTCTATTATGAATACGGTCCTACCGGCTATACCATGTACGCCGATAATTTTGAAGTTTGTCCGGTAACCGTCGAAATAGATTTTATGCTCCTGAACCTCGAACTTGTGGATGGAAGGTCTAAATTTCATGTCGTACCGCCCCGAACTACCAAACATAAATTAGTAGACCTTAGAACGATCAATCCTGTGTACGACTACAGCTTTCAGTATACGACCAAAACATATTTTGGAGATCCCGGTCATTCAAAGTTTGATGCTGTTTTTCAATATTACCTGCCCTTTAAACAAGGAGGCTCATACCGAGTAAAACAGGGATATTTTGGATCTTTTTCCCATAATAATTCCTATGCCATAGATTTTGAAATGCCTGAGGGAACCGAGATCTATTCGGCCCGAAGCGGAATTGTGGTTGATGTGGTACAGGATAATGATCGCTCATGCAGCTCCTCTGAATGCGCAATTTATAATAATTATGTCCTTATTTATCATCCCGATGGTACATTTGCAGAGTATGCGAACATTAAAAAGAACGGAGCAAGAGTGTCTAAAGGAGATATTGTAAACAGAGGTCAGCTGCTTGCCTATAGCGGAAATGTGGGCTGGACGACCGGACCACAATTACACTTTGAGGTTTTTTTAATGCAACGGAATAAACGTCAGTCCTTTAAAACGAACTTTCTATACGGCGATGGAAGTGATTACAGTCTGTTGGTCGAAAACCAACGATATTCAAGATTCTATTGA
- a CDS encoding App1 family protein, whose protein sequence is MDWFKKDPLQIITFQSYGRSDHFYIRGRALEDENIDLSKRGFLSLLRNTWKRFEADEIPNTRLKIHLPDNTFLYTQTDSKGYFKCEADLTELQALSNDEGWLAFGISYDDKHPGRVINNDNRFPGEMLIPSENSSFGIISDIDDTILHTGITSMLKLKVLWNTFFKRATKRTPLEGASELYHLLHRGKSGKEANPCFYVSHSPWNLYRYLELFLKTNNFPKGPILLRNFPRPFSKKDPKEKPQKQKEILNLLDTYPNLPFILIGDSGEHDPDIYVEIAEAFPDRILAIYLRSVNHTKKMVRVRGLFEKYETVPVLLVDKSEDAIHHARSLGLIH, encoded by the coding sequence ATGGATTGGTTCAAAAAAGATCCCTTGCAGATCATTACCTTCCAAAGTTACGGACGGAGCGACCATTTCTATATCCGAGGCAGAGCCCTCGAAGACGAAAACATCGATCTATCCAAAAGAGGATTTCTAAGCCTACTGCGAAATACGTGGAAACGTTTTGAAGCCGATGAGATTCCCAATACAAGGTTAAAGATTCATCTCCCGGATAACACTTTTTTATATACCCAAACTGATTCCAAAGGATATTTTAAATGTGAGGCAGACTTAACTGAGCTACAAGCCCTTTCTAACGATGAAGGTTGGTTGGCCTTCGGGATATCGTATGATGACAAGCATCCCGGACGGGTGATTAATAATGATAACCGCTTTCCGGGTGAAATGCTTATTCCTTCTGAAAACAGCAGTTTTGGAATTATAAGTGATATTGATGACACCATTCTGCATACCGGAATTACCTCAATGCTAAAACTAAAGGTTTTATGGAATACATTTTTTAAAAGGGCAACAAAGCGTACTCCTCTGGAAGGTGCTTCAGAGCTTTATCATCTGTTACACCGTGGAAAGTCAGGAAAAGAAGCAAATCCTTGTTTTTATGTGAGTCACAGTCCGTGGAACCTGTATCGTTATCTGGAATTGTTCCTTAAGACCAATAACTTTCCTAAGGGTCCTATCCTTCTACGAAACTTTCCGAGGCCTTTCAGTAAAAAAGACCCAAAAGAAAAACCTCAAAAACAAAAGGAGATCCTAAACCTTCTGGATACCTATCCGAATCTCCCCTTTATTTTAATCGGAGACAGTGGGGAACACGATCCCGACATATATGTTGAAATTGCTGAAGCCTTTCCGGACAGGATACTAGCGATATACCTGAGGAGTGTAAACCACACAAAAAAAATGGTTCGGGTCCGAGGTTTATTTGAGAAGTACGAAACGGTCCCGGTATTGCTTGTGGATAAAAGTGAGGATGCCATACATCACGCTAGGAGTTTAGGACTTATTCACTGA